The Actinocatenispora sera genome has a window encoding:
- a CDS encoding rRNA adenine N-6-methyltransferase family protein yields the protein MRAPASNPSGVHFLRDRTVIAGLLRSARPRGGDLVLELGAGPGVLTAALAGTGARIVAVERDAAFAARLRRRFAQRPVTVVEDDLRRVRLPRRLFAVVANLPFATGTAVLRRLLGGRDVPLRGADLLVEWGFARRLTRPVPRDAETAWWAARYELRIARRVPATAFAPAPRVAAAHLVVRPRQLDRRALPVLRALLTDAYRRPAAPLTAVLAAHVPAARAHRLARSTGIAPPAIAGAVPPSVWAALAAAAVVAEPAARARSIS from the coding sequence ATGCGTGCACCTGCAAGCAACCCGTCCGGCGTGCACTTCCTGCGCGACCGCACCGTCATCGCCGGCCTGCTGCGGTCGGCCCGGCCGCGCGGCGGTGACCTCGTCCTCGAACTCGGCGCCGGCCCCGGCGTGCTGACCGCGGCGCTGGCCGGTACCGGCGCCCGGATCGTCGCGGTGGAGCGGGACGCGGCGTTCGCGGCCCGGCTGCGGCGCCGGTTCGCGCAGCGGCCGGTCACCGTGGTCGAGGACGACCTTCGCCGGGTGCGGCTGCCGCGCCGGCTGTTCGCGGTGGTGGCGAACCTGCCGTTCGCCACCGGTACCGCCGTGCTGCGCCGGCTGCTGGGCGGCCGGGACGTGCCGCTGCGCGGCGCCGATCTGCTGGTCGAGTGGGGGTTCGCGCGCCGCCTGACCCGGCCGGTACCGCGGGACGCCGAGACCGCGTGGTGGGCGGCGCGGTACGAGCTGCGGATCGCCCGGCGGGTGCCCGCCACCGCCTTCGCCCCGGCGCCGCGGGTGGCCGCCGCGCACCTGGTGGTACGGCCGCGCCAGCTGGACCGGCGGGCGCTGCCGGTGCTGCGCGCGCTGCTGACCGACGCGTACCGCCGGCCCGCCGCGCCGCTGACCGCGGTACTGGCCGCGCACGTGCCCGCGGCCAGGGCGCACCGGTTGGCGCGCAGCACCGGAATCGCACCGCCGGCGATCGCCGGTGCCGTACCGCCGTCGGTGTGGGCCGCGCTGGCCGCCGCGGCGGTTGTCGCCGAACCCGCCGCGCGCGCCCGGTCCATCTCCTAG